The Pygocentrus nattereri isolate fPygNat1 chromosome 17, fPygNat1.pri, whole genome shotgun sequence genome window below encodes:
- the linc.pou2af1 gene encoding colorectal cancer associated 2 has translation MSDKPKVYQGVRVKTTVKELLQKRRALQAAESRKPHALPCPDTAPLPAAHGDAFSSSSAADAYFQPRLFANNGHVSMEDPFDQHLLMNVMPSEGLSASSSTMCSPAAWMDGYIPAYTDYYSNTLASSSPTHSFNLPSPADYNSYSPPESHSSSSSCYSSPSRLDLNSSFASESFHYQHCDLQQGFCHWPALQDAGTASEYSVYSSSDCFYPTFGDDFYCRRESSSSELCYL, from the exons ATGTCTG ACAAGCCTAAAGTGTACCAGGGTGTGCGGGTGAAGACCACCGTGAAGGAGCTGCTGCAGAAGCGCAGAGCTCTTCAGGCGGCAGAATCGAGG AAGCCCCACGCTCTGCCCTGTCCGGACACCGCTCCGCTGCCCG CAGCCCATGGAGACGCTTTCTCCTCCAGCTCGGCGGCAGACGCCTATTTCCAGCCTCGGCTCTTCGCAAACAACGGCCACGTCTCGATGGAGGACCCGTTTGATCAGCACCTCCTGATGAACGTGATGCCGTCTGAGGGTTTGAGCGCCAGCAGCAGCACCATGTGCAGCCCTGCAgcgtggatggatggatacatcCCTGCATACACGGACTActacagcaacacctta GCTTCCAGCTCACCAACACACTCCTTCAACCTGCCCAGTCCAGCAGATTACAACAGCTACTCCCCTCCTGAGTCtcactcctcctcttcctcgtgCTACAGCTCTCCATCGCGGCTGGACctgaactccagttttgctTCCGAGAGCTTCCACTACCAGCACTGTGACCTGCAGCAAGGCTTTTGCCACTGGCCCGCGCTGCAGGACGCTGGAACAGCCTCAGAATACTCAGTTTACAGCTCTTCAGACTGTTTTTACCCGACCTTTGGGGATGACTTCTACTGCAGGAGGGAATCATCAAGCTCTGAGCTGTGTTACCTTTAA